In Spinacia oleracea cultivar Varoflay chromosome 5, BTI_SOV_V1, whole genome shotgun sequence, a single window of DNA contains:
- the LOC110786163 gene encoding uncharacterized protein, which translates to MEGVGARLGRSSSRYGTTTVFNGRVRKWKKEWVPIAPSSSSSSNNSNNHNHNNNHHHSSSNGSVNGSNGNSVSHLRLYKWAPVNKENSNSSDNSNSNNKISSSNDNDNGVGVANGSKDSSAVDDVVSEEPPRRKFKYIPIAVLEEQKKEAEENTDDDEAKLAESDDNAEEEASKSDGNGEKPDINDVPMEENQDVEENQTAPERQDLNELDLSLGLTSHDEE; encoded by the exons ATGGAGGGCGTCGGAGCTCGTTTAGGCCGATCTTCAAGCCGATACGGCACAACTACCGTCTTCAACGGCCGCGTTAGAAAATGGAAGAAAGAGTGGGTCCCAATTGCcccttcttcctcctcctcttcaaacaactcaaataatcataatcataaCAACAACCATCATCATTCATCTTCGAATGGCTCTGTTAATGGCAGTAATGGCAACAGTGTATCCCACCTACGTCTCTACAAGTGGGCCCCAGTTAATAAAGAGAATTCTAATTCTAGTgataatagtaatagtaacaATAAAATTAGTAGtagtaatgataatgataatggtGTTGGTGTTGCTAATGGGAGTAAGGATTCTTCTGCTGTTGACGACGTCGTTTCTGAGGAGCCTCCCAGAAGGAAATTCAAGTATATTCCG ATTGCAGTGCTAGAGGAACAGAAAAAAGAAGCGGAAGAGAATACTGACGATGATGAAGCTAAGCTAGCTGAAAGCGATGACAATGCAGAAGAAGAAGCTTCTAAGAGTGATGGTAATGGTGAAAAACCTGACATCAATGATGTGCCCATGGAAGAGAACCAG GATGTTGAAGAGAACCAAACTGCACCAGAACGGCAAGATTTGAATGAATTGGACTTGAGCCTAGGCTTGACATCGCATGATGAGGAATAG
- the LOC110786158 gene encoding uncharacterized protein: MAKIPIRFRRVAAAFDEAAKWHRPCDGSSGSEYWPESGADLSDLVNSFIEKGDHGMDHNFDIDIDIDIDIDEVVDNVNEDINNEIEDANWVSDNDDENDIQRKELLQSLLLECTSSGNLKGTQRKIWDEIDVALKLYNGCNGDVNGASRSSLKRKLMAHLRDKGFDAGLCKSRWEKSGRFPAGTYEYIDVNVRKTRYIIEVLIAGEFEIARPTSRYATLLEMIPSILVIKNPQVVKKIIRLMSVAMKESLKQANMLVAPWRRNGYLQAKYSSPYKRTTNRETSGKDTQREGEGLAKKRSMFGFEAHQFPRVSYYCRDNIVDFGSKVDRIRVGLLASVLQGK, translated from the exons atggcCAAAATACCAATCAGATTCAGAAGGGTAGCAGCGGCCTTTGATGAGGCAGCCAAGTGGCACCGGCCGTGCGATGGCAGTAGCGGTAGTGAGTATTGGCCGGAGAGTGGGGCCGATCTCTCAGATCTCGTGAACTCGTTTATCGAGAAAGGAGACCATGGGATGGATCATAAttttgatattgatattgatattgatattgaCATTGATGAGGTCGTGGATAATGTAAATGAGGATATTAATAACGAGATTGAGGATGCAAACTGGGTATCTGATAATGATGACGAGAATGATATACAAAGGAAGGAGTTGTTACAAAGCTTATTGTTAGAGTGTACAAGTAGTGGTAATTTAAAGGGTACACAACGAAAGATTTGGGATGAGATTGATGTTGCATTGAAATTATATAATGGTTGCAATGGTGATGTTAATGGTGCTTCAAGAAGTAGTCTTAAACGTAAATTGATGGCTCATCTTCGTGACAAAGGCTTTGATGCTG GCCTTTGCAAGTCCCGGTGGGAGAAAAGCGGCCGATTCCCGGCCGGAACCTACGAGTACATTGACGTGAACGTAAGGAAAACTCGATACATCATCGAGGTGTTAATAGCCGGAGAATTTGAGATAGCCCGACCCACAAGTCGCTACGCTACCCTACTAGAAATGATCCCATCAATATTGGTCATAAAAAACCCTCAAGtagttaaaaaaataataaggctTATGAGTGTTGCAATGAAGGAGTCATTAAAGCAAGCAAACATGCTTGTTGCACCTTGGAGGCGCAATGGTTACTTGCAAGCCAAGTACTCTAGCCCGTACAAGAGGACGACTAATCGAGAGACGAGTGGTAAGGATACCCAAAGAGAAGGAGAGGGACTAGCTAAGAAGAGATCGATGTTTGGTTTTGAAGCTCATCAATTCCCTAGGGTTTCTTATTATTGCAGGGATAATATTGTTGATTTTGGTAGCAAGGTTGATAGGATTAGAGTTGGATTATTGGCTTCTGTCCTTCAAGGAAAATGA